One window from the genome of Dioscorea cayenensis subsp. rotundata cultivar TDr96_F1 chromosome 3, TDr96_F1_v2_PseudoChromosome.rev07_lg8_w22 25.fasta, whole genome shotgun sequence encodes:
- the LOC120250522 gene encoding uncharacterized mitochondrial protein AtMg00860-like, whose product MMWHAVADQDEEVKTKSEDGDAKMAGDGQKAGRPKRDRIPTIFSMFRQHQLFAKLSKCTFECSRIAYLGHTISGEGVTIDSEKVQAIQQWPLPTSVRSLRGFLGLTGYYRRFVQGYATMAAPLTDLLRKNAFVWSKEAANAFQSLKIALTTTPVL is encoded by the exons ATGATGTGGCATGCTGTAGCGGACCAAGACGAAGAAGTCAAGACAAAGAGTGAAGACGGGGATGCTAAGATGGCAGGCGATGGGCAAAAGGCGGGAAGACCAAAGCGTGACAGGATACCGACAA tCTTTTCAATGTTCCGGCAACACCAACTCTTCGCCAAGCTCAGTAAGTGCACCTTTGAATGCTCGCGCATTGCATATCTCGGTCATACCATTTCTGGCGAGGGAGTAACTATAGATTCGGAGAAAGTCCAAGCTATCCAGCAGTGGCCCTTACCCACATCAGTCCGCAGTCTTCGGGGATTTCTCGGCCTCACGGGCTATTACAGACGCTTTGTGCAGGGTTATGCAACCATGGCTGCACCGTTGACTGACCTATTGAGAAAAAATGCTTTTGTCTGGTCAAAGGAAGCAGCAAACGCCTTTCAATCATTAAAGATTGCTCTCACGACAACTCCTGTTCTTTGA